The genomic window TTGATAAAGATGCTGCCTTTACGCATAGCGGCAAATTCGGCGGCGCCTATCATGTCTTTAGTTTGTGGGGTTTCAGGGACGTGTAAGCTCACCACATCAGCCTGTGCCAGCAGTTGCTCCATTGAATGCACTTGCTGCGCGTTACCTAAAGGTAATTTGTCTTCGATATCGAAGAACACCACTCGCATACCTAGCGTTTCAGCCAGAATACCCAGTTGAGTACCTATATGGCCGTAACCAATCACACCTAAGGTTTTACCACGCACTTCGTAGCTGCCTGCGGCGGTCTTCATCCAGCCGCCGCGGTGGGCGATGGCGTTACGCTCAGGAATACCACGCATCAGCATAATGATCTCGCCAATCACTAACTCGGCAACACTGCGAGTGTTCGAAAATGGCGCGTTAAATACTGGGATACCAAGGGATTCGGCGGTGGCAAGATCAACTTGGTTAGTACCAATACAGAAGCAACCAATCGCGATTAACTTCTCGGCACGTTTCAGTACTTCGGCAGTTAATTGGGTACGCGAGCGCAGACCAACAAAGTGAGCATCTTTGATGGACTCGAGTAAGGCTTCGTCACCTAAAGAGGCTTTGTGATATTCGATATTGGTGTAACCTGCACGTTCAAATACATCTACCGCAGATTGGTGGACGCCTTCCAACAGCAGGATCTTGATCTTATCCTTGTCCAGCGAATGTTTCGCCATGATATGGGTACCCTCTAATTAATAGAAATGTTTCTTATGATATGCTGACAGCCTTCCGCCACCAAAGTAGCACTTTTTTTGCTCAGTGTGGAGGGCTAGATGGCTAAAGTTAATATTCTAAATTTAGAACAATATCGCATAAGAGGAAAAAACATTGAATAACAAAATCGCTTGGTGCGGTATTTACCTCTCAGTTCTGGTCTGGTCGGCGATAAAACCCGCAGATCCTTTTACGTGGTGGCTCGAAGCCTTGCCCGCATTAGTGGCGGTACCGCTATTATTTTTTACCCGTAAACGCTTTGTGCTCACACCCTTAGTCTATTTTCTTATCCTAGTTCATTGCTGTGTTTTATTTGTTGGCGCCCATTACACCTATGCCGAAGTGCCGTTGTTTGACACGCTTGCCCAGTGGATGGGGTCGGAGCGTAATAATTACGACAAGGTAGGCCATTTTGCCCAAGGCTTTATTCCTGCGCTGTTGGCGCGTGAGATCATGTTACGTAATCAAGCGGTTAAGCCAGGGGCTTGGTGCGCATTTTTGGTGACTTGTTTTGTATTGGCATTTTCGGCTTTCTATGAGTTGATTGAATGGTGGGTTGCCGCTGCAACGGGTGAGGGCGCCGAGGCCTTTTTAGGCACCCAAGGTTATGTATGGGATACCCAATCGGATATGTTTTTGGCATTAATAGGTGCGATAGTGGCATTGCTGTTGTTATCTCGCCAGCAGGATAAGCAAATCGCTAAGCTGTTGGCACATTCCTAGCCAGTTCTCTTAGCTAATGACTCTTGATATGGGAATTTATGCCCTCAAAGTGCTGACTTTTAGGGCATTACCACTCTCCAAAATACAGAACTCAATGTTAAATTTTTGTGTCAACTTTCGATTGATGTTTATCTATACCCAAGCTACCTGAAGATACGAGTTTCAGAGCGCCTAGGGTGCTTCAATTCAAGGCGCATCAATGAAAGAATGTCGGCCACCTTTTGAATTGATGCAACACGGAAGTGGAGTGCCCTAGGCGCTCCGTCCCGGCGGGTTTTAACGCACTTTATACTGCGTTGGTTATTTTTAACTTAGCCCGCTAGGTCCGCAAATAACCGCCTTGCCTAAAGTGCGTTAAATTCCCGCTGAATCCTGCATCTCCAGGTTGTTTGGGTATAGACTAAGGTGTAGTGGCTGACATCTTCTTTGTCACGGTTTAGTATTTATCACTATATAAGTGCCACGCCTTAGTGAGTTAGTCGAATGTACTATGTGTAAATAGTCATTATTAGTACATTTGGGTTATGGCATTCAGTGGGTAACTAGTCAGAATGGCTAGGTTAATGAAATGTTTGATGATGCGTTGAAGACAATTTTCATCAGTTTCATGCAAAAGAAAAACAAGTACTTTTCAGGGAGAAGAGTTAAGTGAGCACAATCAATGAGTTGGTTTTCTTACATCAAGTGGCTGCACCTTGCCATTTAGCGATACTCGCAGAGTCCATAGGGATAAAAACACGGATAGTTAAACACGCTGCTGAATTGAATTTAGATAAGAGCCCCCACAGTTTTTGCCTGATTGCGCAAAAAGGAGCGGCATTGGATAACAAAGGTATTCCTCTATTGGCGTCCCGTTTAGTGTCCCATTTTCCGGTTGCACTCTATCAAGTTGAACGCAATTCCTTAGATCAAGAGTCTGCTATGTTACTCGGCATTCGTGGTCTTTTATTTGCTGATCAGCGGATGGATTTGATGTTGACTGGGCTGCGTAAAATGGTGGCCGATGAGCTGTGGTACGATAGAACTCTACTGAGCAAAATGTTTCGCCGCGTCGTACAGAAGTTAGATGGCAATAATGAGATGCCCGCCGATACTGTGGCTATGCTGCAGATGCTAACATCCCGTGAGCGGACTATTATTCAATTCGTTTCCAGTGGCGCAAGAAATAAAGAAATCGCCCATAGATTGTGCATTAGCGAACACACAGTGAAAGCGCATATCTCTTCTATTTTCCGCAAGACCCAGTCCCGTAACCGTGTTGAGCTGTTACGTTGGGCGCAGACCTACCAAACCCATTTTGAGTTTTGCACTTAGGCGCTCTTTTTGCCGTTAAGGGGCATAATCCCATAAAAGATAAGCGATTAACTTGTTGAGTTTCATGTATAAATAAAAACGGGAACATTATAAATGTTCCCGTTTTTATTGACCGCCTTTAATCTAAAGGCGGTTTATCGATAAAGATTAGTATTGCACTACAGTCGCAACGTTCATATCACCCGATTGGGTCACGCTGATGCTGTTGTTATCACCCGCTTGCGAGCCTAACACTAAGTTATCATTGCCTGTTTGGCTGATGAGTAGGCTGTTGTTATCGCCACTGACTGCAAATGAGCTGGCTGCGAATGAACTGCCGCTATCGCCACCGACCCAGTTACCACTGCCCGATTGAGTGATTTGCGCTGCGTTTTCATCGCCTTCGATGATTAAATCGATAAGGTTCAGATCGCCATTGTGTTGCAGTGCACTCACATCGGCATTGTTGTTACCAGTAACAGTAATAATGGTTTCGTTTTGGTCGCCATCTTGTTCTACATCGACTTCGTTGTCGTTACCCGTTGCGTCGACATAAGCAAAGTTCACATCACCTTCTTGGCTGATTTCAATGCTGTTGTCTTCACCGGTTGCGAAGGCAACGAGTTCGTTGTTATCACCCTTAGAAGATAAGTCGAAGTCGTTGTCGGTGCCATAAGCGCCAAAGGTGGCGAAGTTAGTATCGCCGCGCTGTTTTAAGTCAACGTCGTTGCTATCGCCCCATACTTGGA from Shewanella putrefaciens includes these protein-coding regions:
- the serA gene encoding phosphoglycerate dehydrogenase, giving the protein MAKHSLDKDKIKILLLEGVHQSAVDVFERAGYTNIEYHKASLGDEALLESIKDAHFVGLRSRTQLTAEVLKRAEKLIAIGCFCIGTNQVDLATAESLGIPVFNAPFSNTRSVAELVIGEIIMLMRGIPERNAIAHRGGWMKTAAGSYEVRGKTLGVIGYGHIGTQLGILAETLGMRVVFFDIEDKLPLGNAQQVHSMEQLLAQADVVSLHVPETPQTKDMIGAAEFAAMRKGSIFINASRGTVVDIDALTVALKERHLAGAAIDVFPVEPQSNDDEFITPLRGLDNVLLTPHVGGSTAEAQENIGIEVAGKLAKYSDNGSTVSAVNFPEVSLPMHKGTSRLLHIHQNRPGVLIKINQAFSEKGINIAAQYLQTTAEIGYVVMEVDTHQAEEALVELKAIEGTLRTRVLF
- a CDS encoding DUF2238 domain-containing protein, which codes for MNNKIAWCGIYLSVLVWSAIKPADPFTWWLEALPALVAVPLLFFTRKRFVLTPLVYFLILVHCCVLFVGAHYTYAEVPLFDTLAQWMGSERNNYDKVGHFAQGFIPALLAREIMLRNQAVKPGAWCAFLVTCFVLAFSAFYELIEWWVAAATGEGAEAFLGTQGYVWDTQSDMFLALIGAIVALLLLSRQQDKQIAKLLAHS
- a CDS encoding helix-turn-helix transcriptional regulator; the protein is MSTINELVFLHQVAAPCHLAILAESIGIKTRIVKHAAELNLDKSPHSFCLIAQKGAALDNKGIPLLASRLVSHFPVALYQVERNSLDQESAMLLGIRGLLFADQRMDLMLTGLRKMVADELWYDRTLLSKMFRRVVQKLDGNNEMPADTVAMLQMLTSRERTIIQFVSSGARNKEIAHRLCISEHTVKAHISSIFRKTQSRNRVELLRWAQTYQTHFEFCT